A window of the Dyadobacter pollutisoli genome harbors these coding sequences:
- a CDS encoding NADP-dependent malic enzyme, with protein sequence MNKKIRKEDALYYHSKGRPGKIQVIPTKETSTQRDLSLAYSPGVAEPCLEIAENVENAYLYTAKGNLVAVISNGTAVLGLGDIGPEASKPVMEGKGLLFKIYADIDVFDIELNTKNVDEFVRTVKILEPTFGGVNLEDIKAPECFEIEARLKKELNIPVMHDDQHGTAIISAAAMLNALKLVNKDINDIRVVVSGAGASAVSCTKLYLSLGANPKNIAMFDTKGHIHNGRTDLTEMKKQFATEVAYDSLEHAMKGADLFLGLSTADIVSKDMVKSMAKDPIVLAMANPNPEIPYPDAVEAREDVIMATGRSDYPNQVNNVLGFPYIFRGALDVRATEINEEMKLAAVHALADLATKPVPDIVNLAYNETNIVFGKNYIIPKPVDPRLLTTVAPAVAKAAIATGVARKTITDWDAYEQELSSRLGRNEQISRVILNKAKLAPKRVVFADAENIQVLRAAQQVRDEGIAIPILLGSKDTIQKMISESKLDLTDVSIVDPRADENAHTIDQYANALYEKRKRKGLTPVEAHRSIYFRSYFGSMMVENGEADALISGLTRTYPDTIRPALQVIGKDPGVNKVAGMYILLTPKGPLFFSDTTVNLDPTVDEIVEITELTAKAVERFNIHPRIALLTYANYGSADGTDAVKMREATAILKKRNPSMVVEGEMQAHLAFNTALLKENHPFSDLVDGGANTLIFPNLSASNIAYNLLKEAAELETIGPILLGMKKPVHVLQLGSSVREIVNMVAIAVVEAQMKM encoded by the coding sequence ATGAATAAAAAGATCAGAAAAGAAGACGCTCTATACTACCATTCCAAAGGTAGGCCTGGTAAAATTCAGGTGATTCCTACCAAAGAAACCAGCACGCAACGTGACTTATCACTCGCTTATTCGCCCGGAGTAGCAGAGCCCTGTCTGGAAATCGCTGAAAATGTCGAAAATGCTTACCTCTATACAGCCAAGGGAAACCTGGTTGCTGTAATTAGTAACGGAACAGCCGTTTTGGGATTGGGTGATATCGGACCGGAAGCTTCCAAACCCGTAATGGAAGGTAAAGGACTCCTCTTTAAAATATATGCTGACATTGATGTCTTTGATATTGAGCTCAATACCAAAAATGTCGACGAATTTGTCAGGACCGTTAAAATTCTTGAACCAACCTTTGGCGGTGTTAACCTGGAAGATATCAAAGCTCCTGAGTGTTTCGAAATCGAAGCACGACTAAAAAAGGAGCTGAATATCCCCGTTATGCACGACGACCAGCATGGTACTGCGATCATTAGCGCAGCGGCAATGCTCAATGCATTGAAATTGGTCAACAAAGATATCAACGACATTCGCGTCGTCGTATCGGGAGCAGGCGCTTCTGCCGTTTCCTGTACCAAACTGTACCTCTCTCTTGGAGCCAATCCTAAGAACATTGCCATGTTTGATACCAAAGGCCACATTCACAATGGCCGGACGGATCTTACTGAAATGAAGAAACAGTTTGCAACCGAGGTTGCCTACGATTCACTTGAACATGCCATGAAAGGAGCAGACCTGTTTCTGGGACTTTCCACGGCCGATATTGTTTCCAAGGATATGGTCAAATCAATGGCTAAGGACCCGATCGTACTGGCCATGGCGAACCCCAATCCCGAAATTCCCTACCCGGATGCTGTGGAAGCCCGCGAGGATGTCATTATGGCAACCGGACGCTCGGATTATCCCAACCAGGTGAACAATGTACTCGGCTTTCCTTACATTTTCAGGGGCGCCCTCGATGTACGCGCGACTGAAATCAATGAAGAAATGAAGCTTGCAGCGGTTCATGCCCTGGCCGATCTGGCAACCAAGCCTGTTCCCGACATTGTCAATCTGGCGTACAATGAGACCAATATTGTTTTTGGTAAAAATTACATCATTCCAAAGCCGGTAGATCCCCGACTGCTGACTACTGTCGCTCCCGCAGTTGCGAAAGCAGCTATTGCGACAGGTGTTGCCCGAAAAACCATTACCGACTGGGATGCTTACGAACAGGAATTATCCAGCCGTTTGGGAAGGAACGAGCAGATTTCCCGTGTGATCCTCAACAAAGCCAAGCTCGCTCCAAAAAGAGTGGTTTTCGCCGACGCTGAGAACATTCAGGTACTCAGAGCTGCACAACAGGTTCGTGATGAAGGCATTGCCATTCCAATCCTGCTGGGAAGCAAGGATACCATTCAAAAAATGATCTCTGAAAGCAAGCTGGATTTAACCGACGTTTCAATTGTCGATCCGCGCGCCGACGAGAATGCCCATACGATCGATCAATATGCGAACGCGTTATACGAGAAACGCAAAAGAAAAGGGTTAACCCCTGTCGAAGCGCACAGATCGATCTATTTCAGAAGTTATTTCGGATCAATGATGGTGGAAAACGGCGAAGCCGACGCGCTCATTTCCGGACTGACGAGAACCTACCCCGACACCATTCGTCCGGCGTTGCAAGTGATCGGTAAAGATCCTGGCGTGAATAAAGTGGCCGGTATGTACATTTTACTTACCCCCAAAGGCCCGCTTTTCTTCTCGGATACCACCGTAAACCTGGATCCTACCGTAGATGAAATCGTTGAAATCACGGAACTGACTGCAAAAGCCGTTGAACGGTTTAACATTCATCCGCGGATTGCACTGCTCACATATGCCAACTACGGCAGCGCAGATGGTACGGACGCAGTGAAGATGCGGGAAGCGACTGCGATTCTTAAAAAACGTAATCCGTCCATGGTGGTAGAAGGAGAAATGCAGGCGCATTTGGCTTTCAACACGGCACTTTTGAAAGAAAACCACCCGTTTAGCGATCTCGTAGACGGTGGCGCCAATACCCTTATTTTCCCCAACCTCTCGGCAAGTAACATCGCCTATAACCTCCTGAAAGAGGCAGCGGAACTGGAAACGATCGGGCCGATTTTGCTAGGTATGAAAAAACCTGTTCACGTATTGCAGCTGGGAAGCTCTGTTCGTGAAATCGTTAATATGGTGGCGATCGCTGTCGTTGAAGCGCAAATGAAGATGTGA
- a CDS encoding MraY family glycosyltransferase, with product MELQLPLQILSEGNFNNIIHHDVYQCLLSFLIACFLSIISIPIIINLSNLLHLTAKPGFRSSHETETPTLGGIAIFAATLIAYFLWPHSENILDSNLISLAMTGVIILFFLGIKDDILAVDPTKKLIIQIFASLILVAMGNFKVDNFYGIFGIHQVSDFISIPLTVFIFIAIINAINLIDGIDGLAGGISLIAGLGFGIWFILNDHFSFGCLAFAMSGSLMGFLRFNFSKTSKIFMGDTGSLIVGYLLSIFSVEFLSLNVGYLHDPNAYFNAPIIVMVLLIVPIFDTLRVFIVRLFKGGSPFVADRNHMHHILIDNGLNHFWASFSLWMVTILNTALFFTFHGDITNTASLYIYIALFGLYMIFAHFLKKRIVTVKDKKKMVKSPSFNDDDLSSSNKVLRDF from the coding sequence ATGGAATTACAACTACCTCTACAGATCCTAAGTGAAGGAAACTTCAATAACATCATCCATCACGATGTTTACCAATGCCTCCTCTCCTTTCTGATCGCCTGTTTCCTCTCCATTATTTCCATCCCCATTATCATTAACCTGTCGAATCTTTTACACTTGACAGCTAAGCCGGGTTTCAGGAGTTCGCATGAAACGGAAACGCCCACATTAGGTGGAATTGCCATTTTTGCCGCTACATTGATTGCCTATTTCCTTTGGCCACATTCTGAAAACATACTGGATTCCAACCTGATCAGCCTCGCCATGACGGGTGTGATCATTCTGTTTTTCCTCGGTATTAAGGATGATATACTGGCGGTAGACCCTACCAAAAAACTGATTATCCAGATTTTCGCATCGCTGATACTTGTGGCGATGGGTAACTTTAAGGTTGATAATTTCTACGGTATTTTTGGAATTCACCAGGTTTCAGACTTTATCAGTATCCCGCTCACGGTCTTTATTTTTATTGCCATCATCAATGCTATTAACCTGATCGACGGTATCGACGGTCTTGCAGGTGGTATCAGTCTGATCGCCGGTCTGGGTTTTGGGATCTGGTTTATCCTTAATGATCACTTCTCATTTGGCTGTCTGGCGTTTGCCATGTCGGGATCGCTGATGGGTTTCCTTCGTTTTAACTTCTCCAAGACCAGTAAGATCTTCATGGGAGATACCGGTTCACTGATCGTCGGTTATCTGCTTTCGATATTCTCTGTCGAATTTTTGTCATTAAATGTAGGCTACCTGCATGACCCCAATGCATACTTCAATGCACCGATCATTGTGATGGTGCTGCTGATCGTTCCAATTTTCGATACGCTGCGCGTGTTTATCGTCAGGCTTTTCAAAGGGGGGTCACCATTTGTTGCGGATCGCAATCATATGCACCACATCCTGATTGATAATGGGCTAAACCACTTTTGGGCTTCGTTCTCATTGTGGATGGTTACGATCCTGAACACTGCATTGTTTTTTACCTTTCATGGCGACATTACCAACACGGCATCTCTATACATTTACATCGCCTTATTTGGCCTGTACATGATATTTGCGCACTTCCTCAAGAAAAGGATCGTAACTGTAAAGGACAAAAAGAAAATGGTTAAAAGCCCTTCTTTCAATGACGATGACCTGTCTTCTTCCAATAAAGTTCTCAGGGATTTTTAG
- a CDS encoding glycosyltransferase family 2 protein, with product MKVSILTVVFNGVQTIRQCIESVKDQDYPLIEYIVIDGNSKDGTQAVVQSYGDKISRFISEPDAGIYDAMNKGIQLATGDIIGILNADDFYANRTVISEMVAAMSAGHFQGCYGDLEYVDSVDETVIKRKWISGSYKKGAFLNGWMPPHPTFFVKKEVYEQFGKFRLDLGSAADYELMLRFIHKAGIKIAYLPKVLVKMRIGGVSNSTLANRIAANRNDLKAWKTNNLTPRFYTLWLKPLRKIFQFI from the coding sequence TTGAAAGTAAGTATCCTGACCGTAGTTTTCAATGGCGTTCAAACTATTCGCCAGTGTATTGAGTCTGTGAAAGATCAGGACTATCCACTGATTGAATACATCGTAATCGACGGTAATTCTAAGGATGGCACCCAGGCGGTGGTCCAGTCTTATGGCGATAAAATTAGCAGATTTATCAGCGAGCCCGATGCGGGAATTTACGATGCCATGAACAAAGGCATACAATTAGCAACGGGTGATATCATTGGAATACTGAATGCGGATGATTTTTATGCAAACCGCACGGTGATCAGCGAAATGGTCGCAGCAATGTCAGCCGGTCATTTTCAGGGCTGCTATGGTGACTTGGAATATGTGGATTCGGTTGATGAAACCGTCATCAAAAGAAAATGGATATCAGGCAGTTATAAAAAAGGTGCCTTTTTAAATGGATGGATGCCGCCGCATCCGACCTTTTTTGTAAAAAAAGAAGTTTATGAGCAGTTCGGCAAGTTCAGGCTTGACCTTGGAAGCGCGGCAGATTACGAATTGATGCTGCGGTTCATTCACAAGGCAGGTATCAAAATTGCTTATTTACCAAAGGTACTTGTCAAAATGCGGATAGGAGGAGTTAGCAACAGTACACTAGCCAACCGCATTGCCGCTAACCGAAATGATTTAAAAGCCTGGAAGACAAATAATTTGACCCCCAGATTTTACACTTTGTGGCTAAAACCTTTGAGAAAAATTTTTCAGTTTATTTAA
- a CDS encoding WcaF family extracellular polysaccharide biosynthesis acetyltransferase → MEKTLKAQTNLSGYDNSWYQPGGFIKQLLWYITCRMFVNTYLPYPSFFKVWLLRIFGAKIGVNVVLKPKVNIKYPWFLEIRDQVWIGENVWIDNLTLVRIESNVCLSQGCMLLTGNHNYTKSTFDLIVKPITIEKGAWIGAKATVCPGVQVASHAVLTVSSVATTNLEAYGIYQGNPAKYIKTRNITS, encoded by the coding sequence ATGGAAAAGACCTTAAAAGCCCAAACCAATCTGTCCGGATATGACAACAGCTGGTACCAGCCAGGCGGTTTTATCAAGCAGCTTCTCTGGTACATCACCTGTCGGATGTTTGTGAACACTTACCTGCCCTACCCGTCTTTTTTTAAAGTATGGCTTTTGAGAATTTTTGGGGCGAAGATTGGTGTGAATGTGGTGCTGAAACCCAAAGTGAATATCAAATACCCATGGTTTCTGGAAATCAGGGACCAGGTCTGGATAGGTGAAAATGTGTGGATCGACAACCTCACTTTGGTGAGAATTGAATCAAACGTTTGCCTATCGCAGGGTTGCATGCTGCTGACGGGCAATCACAATTATACCAAAAGCACTTTTGACCTGATCGTCAAGCCCATTACAATTGAAAAAGGCGCCTGGATCGGAGCGAAAGCCACGGTTTGCCCGGGCGTACAAGTGGCTTCCCACGCGGTGCTGACTGTGAGCTCGGTAGCGACAACTAACCTGGAAGCCTATGGGATTTACCAGGGAAATCCGGCCAAATACATTAAAACAAGAAATATAACCAGTTGA
- a CDS encoding glycosyltransferase family 2 protein: MIDLSVIILTHNESKHIARCIKSLLQITDKIFIVDSFSTDDTVAIAESLGAAVIQNPWVSYAFQFNFGIENNPFKTTWLMRMDADEYITPELGAELSGSLQHISNDISGLYVKRRVIFMDKWIRRGGYYPIWLLRLWRRGLGTCEELWMDEHIKLSSGTTAQLQHDIVDHNLNNLTWWTQKHNNYAIREVIDLLNIKYNFDSKETVEPSFWGSQEQRTRFLKIKYAGMPLFTRPFIYFFYRYFLKGGFLDGKKGLIWHFLQGFWYRFLVDAKIYEVYFKVGRSKESIISHFRTEYGKDLKSPNQSVRI; encoded by the coding sequence ATGATTGATTTATCCGTCATCATTTTAACACACAACGAATCCAAGCACATTGCGCGTTGCATTAAGAGCTTGCTTCAGATAACGGATAAGATCTTTATTGTTGATTCATTTTCCACAGACGACACCGTAGCAATTGCAGAAAGCCTTGGCGCTGCTGTCATTCAGAATCCCTGGGTTTCTTACGCTTTTCAGTTCAATTTCGGCATTGAGAACAATCCGTTCAAAACGACCTGGCTCATGCGGATGGACGCAGACGAGTACATTACCCCAGAGCTTGGCGCGGAGCTTTCCGGCTCATTGCAACATATTTCCAATGATATTTCAGGATTGTATGTAAAAAGACGCGTCATATTTATGGATAAATGGATCAGGCGAGGAGGCTACTACCCGATCTGGCTACTGAGACTCTGGCGTCGAGGCCTTGGAACTTGCGAAGAGCTTTGGATGGACGAACATATCAAGCTAAGTAGCGGCACCACCGCTCAGTTACAGCATGATATCGTCGATCACAACCTCAACAACCTGACCTGGTGGACGCAAAAGCATAACAATTATGCAATACGGGAAGTAATCGATTTATTGAATATAAAATATAATTTTGATAGTAAAGAGACTGTCGAACCCAGTTTCTGGGGAAGTCAGGAGCAACGCACACGTTTTCTGAAAATCAAGTACGCGGGCATGCCATTATTCACCCGTCCGTTTATCTACTTTTTTTACCGATATTTTTTAAAAGGTGGTTTTCTGGACGGCAAAAAAGGCTTAATCTGGCATTTTCTTCAGGGATTCTGGTACAGGTTCCTGGTAGACGCTAAGATTTACGAAGTGTATTTCAAAGTTGGAAGAAGCAAGGAAAGTATCATCTCACATTTCAGGACAGAATATGGAAAAGACCTTAAAAGCCCAAACCAATCTGTCCGGATATGA
- a CDS encoding glycosyltransferase, whose translation MRILNICAYTWAIGGPARIIYDHTTEVVRQGHQVDILSPMTPGEKMYPVPEGARLIACARTTPLSNIYREFSIEMYQYLKKHIHEYDVIHMHGIWHFGSLAPFLIPNKAVKVITIHGLLDKWAVAHSKWKKQIVTVLYQKRLLGRADLIQINNTDEEEDVIRYLGYRPKNMVIVPNGMKLSEYENLPAKGVFRAKHGISSSQQMVLFMGRLNIKKGLDLLLPAFQKVHERLPDAILVLAGPDDGYQAETEDFIKKNNLGSRIKLVGMLTDTHKKEALADADLFVLPSYSEGFSIAVLEAMTSKVTALVSDRVGFGDYIKRYDAAYLTPLTSDGVAAGLLKILQDKSYALELSNRAYKMVTENFDIRVVANQLLEEYKKVKKI comes from the coding sequence ATGCGAATTTTAAATATATGCGCTTACACCTGGGCAATCGGAGGACCGGCCAGGATCATTTATGACCACACGACGGAGGTTGTCAGGCAAGGCCATCAGGTTGACATCCTGAGCCCAATGACGCCGGGTGAAAAGATGTATCCCGTCCCGGAAGGCGCCCGGCTGATAGCGTGTGCCCGCACAACGCCGCTGAGCAATATATATCGCGAGTTTTCGATTGAGATGTACCAGTATTTGAAAAAACACATTCATGAATATGATGTGATCCATATGCATGGAATCTGGCATTTTGGAAGCCTGGCCCCATTTCTGATACCCAACAAAGCCGTGAAAGTGATTACCATTCATGGTCTTTTGGACAAATGGGCGGTTGCACACAGCAAATGGAAGAAACAGATCGTGACAGTACTCTATCAAAAAAGGCTTTTGGGAAGAGCCGACCTGATCCAGATCAATAATACGGACGAAGAAGAGGATGTGATCCGCTACCTGGGTTACCGGCCTAAAAATATGGTCATCGTACCCAATGGCATGAAGCTCTCTGAATATGAGAACTTGCCCGCAAAGGGAGTTTTCCGTGCCAAACACGGTATTAGCAGTAGTCAGCAAATGGTGCTTTTTATGGGAAGGCTCAACATTAAAAAAGGACTTGACCTGCTGCTTCCCGCATTCCAGAAAGTACATGAGCGGTTACCCGACGCAATACTCGTACTGGCCGGTCCCGACGATGGCTATCAGGCCGAAACCGAGGATTTTATCAAAAAGAACAATCTTGGCAGCCGCATTAAACTCGTGGGTATGCTCACAGACACGCACAAGAAAGAGGCGCTCGCAGACGCAGACCTTTTTGTGCTCCCGTCCTATTCGGAAGGCTTTTCCATCGCTGTTCTGGAAGCAATGACTTCGAAAGTTACTGCCCTGGTTTCGGACCGTGTCGGTTTTGGAGACTACATAAAACGCTACGATGCCGCCTACCTCACGCCGCTCACCAGCGACGGGGTTGCGGCAGGACTTCTTAAAATATTACAAGATAAATCCTATGCGTTGGAACTATCAAATCGTGCCTACAAGATGGTAACCGAAAACTTTGACATCAGAGTGGTAGCCAATCAATTATTAGAAGAATACAAGAAAGTTAAAAAAATCTAA
- a CDS encoding glycosyltransferase family 4 protein — protein sequence MRVLIVHNQLWAHYKSRLFSEINRSLREKEPESDFLVVQIALFEASRSVMQNDDTVRYEYPYQVLFDRALDSVAFGERRKALFAAFRSYKPTVLNITGYFDWAQVLLMFYARMKGVKVVISSESSSMDHNRSAIKEAIKKFIVNRANAFFCFGKSSAVYLENLGVKPDDIAVRNAAVIDEEFIKTQYDQAKEKVTPDTNIRRFIYVGRLAPEKNLELMLHAFSKFRDENWELLLVGDGPSRALLENLANELDINAKVQFAGGFPWYQVPDWLAKSDVLILPSKSEPWGLVVNEAMVCGMPVIVSSTCGCAEDLVRNRVNGFSFDPEKQSGLETAMDFFVRYPDNIALMGKESLKLIAPFSSGKVALQMVKCYQKLEQSK from the coding sequence ATGCGCGTACTCATTGTTCACAACCAGTTATGGGCGCATTACAAATCCAGGCTTTTCAGCGAGATCAACCGGTCCCTGAGAGAGAAGGAACCGGAAAGTGACTTTCTGGTCGTGCAGATTGCCCTATTTGAAGCCAGTCGCAGCGTGATGCAAAACGACGACACGGTGCGCTACGAATATCCATACCAGGTACTATTCGATCGCGCGTTGGACAGTGTCGCATTTGGAGAAAGGCGAAAAGCATTGTTTGCAGCTTTTCGCAGCTACAAGCCGACAGTGTTGAACATCACCGGTTATTTTGACTGGGCGCAGGTATTATTGATGTTTTACGCCAGAATGAAAGGCGTGAAAGTGGTCATATCCTCCGAATCGTCTTCGATGGACCACAACCGGTCTGCGATCAAAGAGGCTATCAAGAAATTCATTGTCAACCGGGCAAATGCATTTTTTTGCTTTGGTAAAAGCTCAGCTGTCTATCTGGAAAATCTGGGCGTGAAACCCGATGACATTGCCGTCCGCAATGCTGCGGTTATTGATGAAGAATTTATCAAAACCCAATACGATCAGGCAAAGGAAAAAGTCACTCCGGACACCAATATCAGAAGGTTCATTTATGTGGGACGGCTTGCCCCCGAAAAAAACCTTGAATTAATGCTGCATGCTTTCAGCAAGTTTCGGGACGAAAATTGGGAGTTGCTTTTAGTTGGGGACGGCCCTTCGAGGGCATTGCTTGAAAACCTGGCAAACGAATTGGACATTAATGCCAAAGTTCAGTTTGCGGGAGGTTTTCCATGGTATCAAGTCCCTGACTGGCTTGCAAAAAGTGACGTACTGATCCTGCCCAGCAAATCTGAGCCGTGGGGACTCGTTGTCAATGAGGCAATGGTTTGTGGCATGCCGGTAATCGTTTCCAGCACCTGCGGATGTGCGGAGGATCTGGTTAGAAACCGGGTGAATGGTTTTTCATTTGATCCAGAAAAACAGTCCGGGCTGGAAACGGCCATGGATTTTTTTGTGCGCTACCCCGACAACATTGCTTTAATGGGTAAGGAGTCTTTGAAATTGATCGCCCCGTTTTCATCAGGTAAGGTCGCTTTGCAAATGGTGAAGTGTTATCAAAAATTAGAGCAGTCGAAATAG
- a CDS encoding alpha/beta fold hydrolase — protein MKLIESKAATLTEPVKLFVHEVGQGKPVVFISGWPLSHEMWEYQFNELPKHGIRCIGYDRRGFGRSDKPWNGYDYDTLAADLKSVIEELNLNEVTLVGFSMGGGEVVRYLSTYGSGRISKAVLISSIVPYMLKTDDNPDGVPQENFDGFVKDIEQDRPKFLTDFAKDFYGNSLLNNAVSDEILHWHSILALQASGRATTQCIRSFSATDFRNEISYLDVPILIIHGESDKTVPIEVSSNRTSQMLPGAEYIIYESAPHGLFITHKERLNQNLIQFINQQVVTISNPYTDIVT, from the coding sequence ATGAAACTGATAGAATCGAAAGCCGCGACTTTGACTGAACCGGTCAAATTGTTTGTCCATGAAGTAGGACAGGGAAAGCCGGTGGTATTTATCTCCGGATGGCCGCTAAGCCATGAAATGTGGGAGTACCAGTTCAATGAGCTTCCCAAACATGGTATCCGGTGCATTGGGTATGACAGACGTGGTTTTGGCAGGTCTGACAAGCCCTGGAACGGATATGACTATGATACATTGGCCGCGGATTTAAAATCGGTTATAGAAGAACTGAATTTGAATGAGGTAACATTGGTCGGTTTTTCAATGGGCGGCGGAGAAGTCGTGCGCTACCTGAGCACTTATGGAAGTGGCAGGATCTCCAAGGCAGTACTGATCAGCTCGATAGTACCTTATATGCTGAAAACCGACGATAATCCCGACGGGGTGCCTCAGGAGAATTTTGATGGTTTTGTTAAAGATATTGAGCAAGACCGTCCCAAGTTTCTGACTGATTTTGCGAAGGATTTTTATGGTAATTCGCTATTAAACAATGCGGTTAGCGATGAAATATTGCATTGGCATAGCATTCTGGCGTTGCAGGCATCGGGACGGGCCACCACGCAATGCATACGCAGTTTCAGCGCGACGGATTTCAGAAATGAAATTTCCTATCTGGACGTTCCGATATTGATCATTCATGGAGAGTCCGACAAAACGGTACCCATTGAGGTCAGCAGCAACAGGACTTCCCAGATGCTTCCCGGGGCGGAATATATCATTTATGAGAGCGCTCCGCACGGCCTGTTCATTACTCACAAAGAAAGACTGAACCAAAATCTGATCCAGTTTATCAATCAGCAAGTGGTGACGATCAGCAATCCTTATACTGATATCGTTACCTAA
- a CDS encoding VOC family protein, protein MKIEFKRLDHIMLCFPVGKEEEAREFYGNVLGLKEITDTGYPLPNGAIWFQMGDIQLHIRAENNHEHSQRHPAFEVHNLEAARKLLESHHIELKNESKIPDRNRFSFRDPFGNRIELIEML, encoded by the coding sequence ATGAAAATTGAATTTAAGAGGCTCGACCACATTATGCTTTGCTTCCCGGTCGGAAAAGAAGAAGAGGCGCGTGAATTTTACGGGAACGTTCTGGGCCTGAAAGAAATAACTGATACAGGCTATCCATTACCAAATGGCGCGATATGGTTTCAAATGGGTGATATTCAGCTGCATATCCGAGCAGAAAATAACCATGAGCACTCTCAGAGACATCCTGCATTTGAAGTACATAATCTCGAAGCAGCCCGAAAACTGCTGGAATCTCATCACATTGAGCTCAAAAACGAGAGCAAAATCCCGGACAGGAACCGGTTCTCTTTCCGGGATCCCTTTGGAAACCGCATAGAGCTAATTGAAATGCTTTAA
- a CDS encoding amidohydrolase family protein translates to MKKSVIILTLLVNVVYFPAAGQQRGSVLLKNATVIDGTGDASKANTDILINQGRITAIQKGIKSRVDKEIDLKGKTIIPSLISAHAHVGTLKGTTSSADNYTRGNILRQLVKYLDYGVGSVLAMGTDRPLIFNGMRDSTVAGLLPGARLFSAGYGFNTPDNSPGSWMNLLLRPASPEDVPAMMDKLAAVKPTVVKIWVDDHGNAKKMKPEIYKAIIREAHKRNIRVAAHLFYAEDARLLTDAGIDIIAHSIRDKEVDTDLLNKMKQKNVIYIPTLSLDEYQFAYAGNPDWIRDDFFKASLEPGVLEMITEKGYGEKIKNSPDYPRNMAAFKTAKINLKKIYDAGITVALGTDSGAFPIRTQGFTEHLEMELMVQAGLTPLQAITISTRNAAKALKMDQELGTLEKGKKADFIVLSDNPEKDIKSTRKIESVWKEGKEVSKGPLKH, encoded by the coding sequence ATGAAAAAATCAGTCATTATACTAACACTGCTGGTCAATGTTGTCTATTTTCCTGCCGCTGGCCAACAGCGGGGCAGCGTGTTGCTTAAAAACGCCACAGTTATCGACGGTACAGGCGACGCCTCCAAAGCGAACACGGATATTTTAATCAACCAGGGGCGCATTACTGCTATTCAAAAAGGGATTAAGTCCAGGGTTGACAAGGAGATTGATTTAAAGGGAAAAACCATTATTCCTTCACTGATCAGCGCGCACGCTCATGTGGGAACGCTGAAAGGCACCACTTCTTCGGCCGATAATTATACCCGCGGGAACATTCTGCGTCAACTTGTAAAATACCTGGACTATGGCGTGGGCTCTGTGTTAGCGATGGGCACAGACAGGCCATTGATATTCAACGGAATGCGCGATTCAACAGTGGCGGGACTGTTGCCCGGCGCCCGGCTATTTTCGGCAGGATACGGGTTTAATACGCCCGATAATTCGCCCGGCTCGTGGATGAATTTGCTGCTTCGCCCCGCGTCGCCCGAGGATGTACCAGCCATGATGGACAAACTTGCGGCGGTGAAACCGACTGTTGTCAAAATTTGGGTGGATGACCATGGTAATGCTAAAAAAATGAAGCCTGAGATATACAAAGCCATTATCCGTGAGGCTCATAAGCGAAATATCAGGGTAGCAGCGCATTTGTTTTATGCAGAGGATGCGCGCCTGCTGACCGACGCGGGAATCGATATCATTGCGCACAGTATCCGCGACAAGGAGGTCGACACCGATCTTTTGAATAAAATGAAACAGAAAAATGTAATTTACATTCCTACATTGTCGCTGGATGAATATCAGTTTGCCTACGCCGGTAATCCCGACTGGATCCGGGACGATTTTTTCAAAGCATCTTTGGAACCGGGTGTGCTGGAAATGATCACGGAGAAGGGTTATGGAGAAAAAATCAAAAATTCGCCCGATTATCCGCGCAATATGGCAGCGTTTAAAACCGCGAAGATCAACCTGAAAAAGATTTACGATGCGGGTATAACCGTAGCCCTGGGTACAGATTCGGGTGCTTTCCCGATACGGACGCAGGGATTTACCGAACATCTTGAAATGGAGCTGATGGTACAGGCAGGGTTAACACCGCTGCAAGCCATTACCATTAGCACGCGGAATGCCGCAAAAGCACTGAAAATGGATCAGGAACTGGGGACATTAGAAAAAGGAAAAAAGGCCGATTTTATCGTTCTGAGTGACAATCCTGAGAAAGACATCAAGAGTACCCGCAAGATCGAGTCAGTCTGGAAAGAAGGAAAAGAAGTAAGTAAAGGCCCATTAAAACATTAG